The following are encoded together in the Plasmodium knowlesi strain H genome assembly, chromosome: 8 genome:
- a CDS encoding SICAvar, type I (fragment) has protein sequence RIERGLNKLKEAFTSDLDRFKELCSICNTEAGKTSNPAYETHQNILCNYITSAVRGTYGNSRPKGQGSAVEVWSGLRRTHRCNILRICMKYLMHHSCISDSDVTKILKAMEPQVKSWRVGGKTESSKQKNREAFGKCIKRSLRTDRSGENELKCKVIEVIKEVKIIQDKKLEGINSGAGSGTCSTASNTHNGSKYVNDCSGGASTTTTTTTTNTRTTSLKNL, from the coding sequence agAGAATAGAAAGGGGATTAAATAAACTTAAGGAAGCATTTACTAGTGATCTAGATAGGTTTAAGGAACTTTGTTCAATATGCAATACTGAAGCAGGGAAAACTTCCAATCCCGCCTATGAAACAcatcaaaatattttatgtaattatatAACTTCTGCTGTTAGAGGTACTTACGGGAATAGTCGACCAAAGGGTCAAGGTTCTGCTGTCGAGGTTTGGAGTGGATTAAGACGTACACATCgttgtaatattttacgaatatgtatgaaatatttaatgCACCACTCTTGTATATCAGACAGTGATGTTACGAAGATTTTAAAGGCAATGGAACCGCAAGTTAAGTCATGGAGGGTAGGGGGGAAGACGGAAAGtagtaaacaaaaaaatagggagGCTTTTGGTAAATGCATAAAGAGGTCGTTGCGTACGGATAGAAGTggtgaaaatgaattaaagTGTAAAGTGATTGAGGTAataaaggaagtaaaaataattcaggATAAAAAATTGGAGGGTATTAATTCGGGTGCAGGAAGTGGAACTTGTTCTACTGCATCTAACACTCATAATGGCAGTAAATATGTCAATGATTGTAGTGGAGGGGCTTCGACAACaaccaccacaacaaccacaAACACAAGAACGACATCTTTAAAAAATCTTTGA